DNA sequence from the Cupriavidus sp. WKF15 genome:
CGAAGGCGTCGTGGCGATGCAGGCCTGCGCCCGCCTGGGCGCCACGCATTCGGTCGTGTTCGGCGGCTTCTCGGCCAAGTCGCTGCAGGAGCGGCTGGTGGACGTTGGCGCCGTGGCGCTGATCACCGCCGATGAGCAGATGCGCGGCGGCAAGGCGCTGCCGCTCAAGGCGATTGCCGATGACGCGCTCGCGCTTGGTGACTGCGAGGCGGTGAAGCACGTGATCGTCTATCGCCGCACCGGCGGCAAGGTCAACTGGACTGAAGGCCGCGACCGCTGGATGGAAGACGTCTCGGCCGGCCAGCCCGATACCTGCGAGGCCGTGCCCGTGAGCGCCGAGCATCCGCTGTTCGTGCTCTACACCTCGGGCTCGACCGGCAAGCCCAAGGGCGTGCAGCACGGCACCGGCGGCTACCTGCTGTGGGCGCTGATGACGATGCAGTGGACCTTCGACATCAAGCCCGACGATCTCTTCTGGTGCACCGCCGATATCGGCTGGGTCACCGGCCACACCTACATCGCCTATGGTCCGCTGGCCGCGGGCGCGACCCAGATCATCTTCGAAGGCGTGCCGACCTATCCGAACGCCGGCCGCTTCTGGGACATGATCGCGCGCCACAAGGTCAGCATCTTCTACACCGCGCCGACGGCGATCCGCTCGCTGATCAAGGCCGCCGAGGCCGACGAGAAGATCCACCCGAAGCAGTATGACCTGTCGAGCCTGCGCCTGCTCGGCACGGTGGGCGAGCCGATCAACCCCGAAGCGTGGATGTGGTACCACAAGAACATCGGCAACGAGCGCTGCCCGATCGTCGACACCTTCTGGCAGACCGAGACCGGGGGCCACATGATCACGCCGCTGCCGGGCGCGACGCCGCTGGTGCCGGGTTCGTGCACGCTGCCGCTGCCGGGCATCATGGCGGCGATTGTCGACGAGACCGGGCAGGATGTACCGAATGGCGCGGGCGGCATCCTGGTGGTCAAGCGCCCTTGGCCGGCGATGATCCGCACCATCTGGGGCGATCCGGAACGGTTCAAGAAGAGCTATTTCCCCGAAGAGCTGGGCGGCAAGCTCTACCTGGCCGGCGATGGCTCGATCCGCGACAAGGAGACGGGCTACTTCACCATCATGGGCCGCATCGATGATGTGCTGAACGTGTCGGGGCACCGCATGGGCACGATGGAGATCGAGTCGGCGCTGGTTGCCAACCCGATCGTGGCCGAAGCCGCGGTGGTGGGCCGTCCGGATGACACCACTGGCGAGGCGATCTGTGCGTTCGTGGTGCTCAAGCGCGCGCGTCCGTCGGATGCCGAGGCGCAGAAAATCGCCACGGAGCTGCGCAACTGGGTGGCCAAGGAAATCGGCCCGATCGCCAAGCCGAAGGACATCCGCTTCGGTGATAACCTGCCGAAGACGCGCTCGGGCAAGATCATGCGGCGTCTGCTGCGTTCGCTGGCCAAGGGGGAGGAAATCACGCAGGACACCTCCACGCTGGAAAATCCCGCAATCCTTGATCAACTCAAGCAGGCGCAGTAACCGGATCATCCGGTAGCGCCCAGCCCGACCGAACCCGCCGCCGCGCTCAGCGCGCCGGCGGGTTCTTCACTGTCGTTCCCCCTCAACTGCCAGACCGCTCTGCCTATGCCCGACGCCCAGTCGCGTTTCCGCCGCCGGCTGATGCTGTACTACGGCCTGTTCACGCTGGGTTTGTTCGGCTTCGTCGGCATGATGGGGCTGCTAGAGAAATCCAATGCCGATGCGCTCTGGCTCGGCTATGTCTTTCTCTTTATCACGATCGCGATCTACGCCTGCATCGGCCTGATCTGCCGCACCTCGGATCTCAACGAATACTACGTGGCCGCGCGGCGCGTGCCCGCCATGTTCAACGGCATGGCGATCGCGGCCGACTGGATGAGCGCGGCATCTTTCATCGGCCTGGCGGGCATCCTGTTCGCGTCCGGCTATGAAGGCCTGGCCTACGTGATGGGGTGGACCGGCGGCTATTGCCTGGTCGCGTTCCTGCTCGCGCCGTATCTGCGCAAGTACGGGGGTTATACCATTCCCGATTTCCTGGCGGCGCGCTACGGCAATGGCAAGCCGGGCGGCAATCTGCCGGTGCGCGCCATCGCGGTACTGGCGGCATCGCTGTGCTCGTTTGTCTACCTTGTCGCGCAGATCCAGGGCGTAGGCCTCGTGGTCACGCGCTTTATCGGCGTGGAGTTCGCGGTCGGCATATTCTTCGGGCTGGCCGGCATCCTGGTCTGCTCGTTCCTGGGCGGCATGCGCGCCGTGACATGGACCCAGGTGGCGCAGTACATCATGATGATCGTCGCCTTCCTCGTCACGGTTTCGATGATTGCGTGGAAGCACCATCAGGAAGTCGTGCCGCAACTGAGCTATGGCCCGCTGCTGTCACAGCTGGACCAGCGCGAGCGGCAACTCGAGCGCGAGCCGGCCGAGCAGGCAGTACGAGAGTACTACCGGCAGCAGGCCATCCAGATGCAGGACCGCATCGCGCGGTTGCCGGAATCGTTCGCCGAAGAGCGCGACGCGCTCGACGCGCGGCTTCGGGACCTGCGCGGGCGCAATGCGCCGCTGCGGGAGATCAAGGCGGTAGAACGTGAACGCATCGAATTCCCCGCCGATGCGGCCGCCGCGAAGCAGCAGTGGAACCAGATGCGCGAAGACGCGCTCGCGCGCAGCCAGCCTTCCACGCCATCGACCGAGCCCTATCCCTCGGCCTCGGAACACGAGCGCGGGAACAAGCGGCTGAACTTCGTATTGCTGGTGTTCTGCCTGATGGTGGGGACTGCCAGCCTGCCGCACATTCTCACGCGCCTGTACACCACGCCCTCGGTGAAGGAAACGCGCAACTCCGTGGCGTGGGCTGTGCTCTGCATCGCCTTGCTATACGTATCAGCCCCCACGCTGGCGGCATTGGTCAAATACGAGTTCTTCCAGCATGTGGTCGGCACGCCTTATGCCGAGCTGCCGCAGTGGGTCGTGCAGTGGCGCAAGGTCGATCCGCCTGTGTTCGCCCTGCGCGATGTCAATGGCGACGGCATCGTGCAATGGGCGGAAATCCTGCTGCAGCCCGACATGATCGTGCTGGCGGCGCCGGAGATTGCCGGGCTGCCTTACGTGATATCCGGGCTGATCGCCGCCGGCGCGCTGGCGGCCGCGCTGTCCACCGCGGACGGCTTGTTGCTGACGATCGCCAATGCCCTGTCGCACGACGTTTTCTATCACATGGTCGACCGCCAGGCGAGCCACCAGCGGCGCGTCACCACGGCCAAGATCGTGCTGCTAGGGGTAGCGCTGTTCGCGTCGTACGTCACCTCCCTGCGTCCTGGCAATATCCTGTTCC
Encoded proteins:
- the acs gene encoding acetate--CoA ligase; its protein translation is MSTIESVMQEHRVFNPPESFVRQATISGMDAYHALCAEAERDYEGFWGSRARALLHWNKPFTKVLDESDAPFYKWFEDGELNASYNCLDRNLQNGNADKTAIVFEADDGAVTRVSYRDLHARVCHFANGLKALGIKTGDRVVIYMPMSIEGVVAMQACARLGATHSVVFGGFSAKSLQERLVDVGAVALITADEQMRGGKALPLKAIADDALALGDCEAVKHVIVYRRTGGKVNWTEGRDRWMEDVSAGQPDTCEAVPVSAEHPLFVLYTSGSTGKPKGVQHGTGGYLLWALMTMQWTFDIKPDDLFWCTADIGWVTGHTYIAYGPLAAGATQIIFEGVPTYPNAGRFWDMIARHKVSIFYTAPTAIRSLIKAAEADEKIHPKQYDLSSLRLLGTVGEPINPEAWMWYHKNIGNERCPIVDTFWQTETGGHMITPLPGATPLVPGSCTLPLPGIMAAIVDETGQDVPNGAGGILVVKRPWPAMIRTIWGDPERFKKSYFPEELGGKLYLAGDGSIRDKETGYFTIMGRIDDVLNVSGHRMGTMEIESALVANPIVAEAAVVGRPDDTTGEAICAFVVLKRARPSDAEAQKIATELRNWVAKEIGPIAKPKDIRFGDNLPKTRSGKIMRRLLRSLAKGEEITQDTSTLENPAILDQLKQAQ
- a CDS encoding VC_2705 family sodium/solute symporter, coding for MPDAQSRFRRRLMLYYGLFTLGLFGFVGMMGLLEKSNADALWLGYVFLFITIAIYACIGLICRTSDLNEYYVAARRVPAMFNGMAIAADWMSAASFIGLAGILFASGYEGLAYVMGWTGGYCLVAFLLAPYLRKYGGYTIPDFLAARYGNGKPGGNLPVRAIAVLAASLCSFVYLVAQIQGVGLVVTRFIGVEFAVGIFFGLAGILVCSFLGGMRAVTWTQVAQYIMMIVAFLVTVSMIAWKHHQEVVPQLSYGPLLSQLDQRERQLEREPAEQAVREYYRQQAIQMQDRIARLPESFAEERDALDARLRDLRGRNAPLREIKAVERERIEFPADAAAAKQQWNQMREDALARSQPSTPSTEPYPSASEHERGNKRLNFVLLVFCLMVGTASLPHILTRLYTTPSVKETRNSVAWAVLCIALLYVSAPTLAALVKYEFFQHVVGTPYAELPQWVVQWRKVDPPVFALRDVNGDGIVQWAEILLQPDMIVLAAPEIAGLPYVISGLIAAGALAAALSTADGLLLTIANALSHDVFYHMVDRQASHQRRVTTAKIVLLGVALFASYVTSLRPGNILFLVGAAFSLAASSFFPVLVLGIFWRRTTAAGAVAGMAAGLGISVYYIFVNYPFFTRMTGIFGDRWFGVDPIASGAFGVPAGFAAAILVSLVTPRNAPVIDRLVSYLRKG